One Oncorhynchus masou masou isolate Uvic2021 chromosome 18, UVic_Omas_1.1, whole genome shotgun sequence DNA window includes the following coding sequences:
- the LOC135505049 gene encoding glucose-6-phosphatase catalytic subunit 1-like, with translation MVAEFFSRVQCIYRASLKKYFNTTIFLLSFAVGFYVLLKALGVDLLWTLEKAQKGCVRAEWVHMDSTPFASLLRNMGTLFGLGLGVHSPLYTESKKNSSTPFRAGCITVSLLLLQILDGLMFPSRNQATFYVLSVSKCAAALFIPTALVRGGPSWIFPG, from the coding sequence ATGGTGGCTGAGTTCTTCTCCAGAGTGCAGTGTATCTACAGAGCCAGTCTGAAGAAGTATTTCAACACCACCATCTTCCTGCTCTCCTTTGCTGTGGGTTTCTACGTGCTGCTGAAGGCTCTGGGCGTGGACCTGCTGTGGACCCTGGAGAAAGCCCAGAAGGGCTGTGTGAGGGCTGAATGGGTCCACATGGACTCCACTCCCTTTGCCAGCCTCCTGCGCAACATGGGCACCCTGTTTGGCCTGGGCCTGGGCGTGCACTCGCCCCTCTACACCGAGAGCAAGAAGAACAGCAGCACCCCCTTCAGGGCGGGATGTATCACTGTCTCCTTATTGCTGCTACAGATCTTGGATGGCTTGATGTTCCCCTCTAGGAACCAGGCAACGTTCTACGTGTTGTCCGTCAGTAAGTGTGCTGCTGCCCTATTCATCCCCACAGCTCTGGTTCGCGGAGGACCCTCCTGGATCTTCCCAGGTTAA